One window of Burkholderia thailandensis E264 genomic DNA carries:
- a CDS encoding acyl-CoA dehydrogenase, translated as MAAATFHWDDPLLLDLQLSDDERIVRDAANAYAQGKLAPRVTEAFRHETTDAAIFREMGEVGLLGPTIPEAYGGPGLSYVSYGLIAREVERVDSGYRSMMSVQSSLVMVPIFEFGSDAQKEKYLPKLATGEWIGCFGLTEPNHGSDPGSMVTRAKKVPGGYALSGSKMWITNSPIADVFVVWAKLDEDGRDEIRGFILEKGWKGLSAPAIHGKVGLRASITGEIVLDEVFVPEENILPNVKGLRGPFTCLNSARYGIAWGALGAAESCWHTARQYVLDRKQFGRPLAANQLIQKKLADMQTEITLGLQGVLRLGRMKDECTAAVEITSIMKRNSCGKALDIARLARDMLGGNGISDEFGVARHLVNLEVVNTYEGTHDIHALILGRAQTGIQAFF; from the coding sequence ATGGCTGCCGCAACCTTCCATTGGGACGATCCGCTGCTGCTCGACCTGCAGCTCAGCGACGACGAGCGCATCGTGCGCGACGCCGCGAACGCTTACGCGCAGGGCAAGCTCGCGCCGCGCGTGACGGAAGCGTTCCGCCACGAGACCACGGATGCGGCGATCTTCCGCGAAATGGGCGAGGTCGGCCTCCTCGGCCCGACGATTCCCGAGGCGTACGGCGGCCCCGGCTTGAGCTACGTGAGCTATGGGCTCATCGCGCGCGAGGTCGAGCGCGTCGATTCGGGATACCGGTCGATGATGTCGGTGCAGTCGTCGCTCGTGATGGTGCCGATCTTCGAATTCGGCTCCGACGCGCAGAAGGAAAAGTACCTGCCGAAGCTCGCGACGGGCGAGTGGATCGGCTGCTTCGGCCTGACCGAGCCGAACCACGGCTCCGATCCGGGCAGCATGGTCACGCGCGCGAAGAAGGTGCCGGGCGGCTACGCGCTGTCGGGCTCGAAGATGTGGATCACGAATTCGCCGATCGCCGACGTGTTCGTCGTCTGGGCGAAGCTCGACGAGGACGGGCGCGACGAGATTCGCGGCTTCATCCTCGAGAAGGGCTGGAAGGGCCTGTCGGCGCCGGCGATCCACGGCAAGGTGGGCCTGCGCGCGTCGATCACGGGCGAGATCGTGCTCGACGAAGTGTTCGTCCCCGAAGAGAACATCCTGCCGAACGTAAAGGGCCTGCGCGGGCCGTTCACGTGCCTGAACTCGGCGCGCTACGGGATCGCGTGGGGCGCGCTCGGCGCGGCGGAGTCGTGCTGGCACACGGCGCGCCAGTACGTGCTCGATCGCAAGCAGTTCGGCCGTCCGCTCGCCGCGAACCAGTTGATCCAGAAGAAGCTCGCGGACATGCAGACCGAGATCACGCTCGGCCTGCAGGGCGTGCTGCGGCTCGGCCGGATGAAGGACGAATGCACCGCCGCCGTCGAGATCACGTCGATCATGAAGCGCAATTCGTGCGGCAAGGCGCTCGACATCGCCCGCCTCGCCCGCGACATGCTGGGCGGCAACGGCATCTCGGACGAATTCGGCGTCGCGCGCCACCTCGTGAACCTCGAAGTGGTGAACACGTACGAAGGCACGCACGACATCCACGCGCTGATCCTCGGCCGCGCGCAAACGGGAATTCAGGCGTTCTTCTGA
- a CDS encoding IclR family transcriptional regulator — MNFSTIDADTLDERKFVVALARGLDLLRAFRPGETMLGNRDFVERTGLPKATVNRLAYTLTVLGYLRYDDALGKYALDAGVLSLGYALLAGSDTLALARPHMQALAREIGAAVSLGCRDGLDMIYLETIRSETALTLGLASGSRLSMLTSSMGRAYLAVQPPDARAALLAELRRTAGKGRAGAALVEAAERAVDAFTVDGCCYSFRDWHDDVNAAAVPFREPREGRRLILSCSGPASSMGEEVFRNRIGPKLKALARRLGELG; from the coding sequence ATGAATTTTTCGACCATCGATGCCGACACGCTCGACGAACGCAAGTTCGTCGTCGCCCTCGCCAGGGGGCTCGATCTGTTGCGCGCGTTCCGGCCAGGCGAAACGATGCTCGGCAATCGCGACTTCGTCGAGCGCACCGGGCTGCCGAAGGCGACCGTCAACCGGCTCGCGTACACGCTCACTGTGCTCGGCTATCTGCGTTACGACGACGCGCTCGGCAAGTACGCGCTCGATGCCGGCGTGCTGTCGCTCGGCTACGCGCTGCTCGCGGGCTCGGACACGCTCGCGCTCGCGCGGCCGCACATGCAGGCGCTCGCGCGCGAGATCGGCGCGGCGGTGTCGCTCGGCTGCCGCGACGGTCTCGACATGATTTACCTGGAGACGATCCGCAGCGAGACGGCGCTCACGCTCGGGCTCGCATCGGGGTCGCGGCTGTCGATGCTGACGAGCTCGATGGGGCGTGCGTATCTCGCCGTACAGCCGCCCGACGCGCGCGCGGCGCTCCTTGCCGAGCTGCGCAGGACGGCGGGGAAGGGGCGGGCGGGGGCGGCGCTTGTCGAGGCGGCGGAGCGGGCGGTCGACGCATTCACCGTCGACGGCTGTTGCTACTCGTTTCGCGACTGGCACGACGACGTGAACGCGGCAGCCGTGCCGTTTCGCGAACCGCGCGAAGGGCGCCGGCTGATTCTCAGTTGTAGCGGGCCGGCGTCGTCGATGGGCGAGGAGGTGTTCCGCAACCGGATCGGCCCGAAGCTGAAGGCGCTCGCTCGACGGCTCGGGGAGCTGGGCTGA
- a CDS encoding GFA family protein, whose product MSSSEWLEGGCACGAIRYRIAGTPDDAGFCHCRLCQRTTGAAVLAWATVPIGALEYVKGEPRVFASSAWGERRFCAQCGAQLEYRRSAAPSTVEVNYATLDDPSAIVPKAHTWYASRIPGLAVAGGLPVRDDGDH is encoded by the coding sequence ATGTCGAGCTCGGAATGGCTGGAAGGCGGGTGCGCGTGTGGCGCGATTCGATACCGGATCGCCGGCACGCCGGACGACGCGGGATTCTGTCATTGCCGGCTGTGTCAGCGGACGACGGGCGCCGCCGTGCTCGCGTGGGCGACGGTGCCGATCGGTGCCCTCGAGTACGTGAAGGGCGAGCCGCGCGTGTTCGCGTCGAGCGCATGGGGCGAGCGGCGCTTCTGCGCGCAGTGCGGCGCGCAGCTCGAATACCGGCGCTCGGCCGCGCCTTCGACGGTCGAGGTCAATTACGCGACGCTCGACGACCCGTCGGCGATCGTGCCGAAAGCGCATACGTGGTACGCGAGCCGCATTCCCGGCCTCGCAGTGGCGGGCGGTTTGCCGGTGCGCGACGATGGCGACCACTGA